One region of Oryza sativa Japonica Group chromosome 5, ASM3414082v1 genomic DNA includes:
- the LOC112939025 gene encoding uncharacterized protein, which translates to MQLPLRRALSAAASASAPVRRALSAAAAAAAPVRRALSAAAADADASRHPGWVMIHSIHHATEARTPSPRASLLLAEPPCSSYLLLPDHLVDRRPGPKPGTGIDVVGLLSAVIYATSGDGLLLFAYVDSHAPLSVVSKAFAAGATPTREGELDLDGLNPQDQDLTRFVCNPITGELFRLPDIDGTKKTFFWRHTGLLTRSAAGHGPPDSYAVAMLREHSNSGTFHMWRFLSRTGKWDKIDGLPSPLPLVRRLDIDTEAVAFAGRLWWVDLTWGVISADPFSDRPELHFVELPRGSVWPMPSEDLLVEVQSIHRRVGVSEGRLRYVEVSDKDPFVLSSFALDDDGGSWTLEHRVALGRICEVKGGGPEDTPRIAVIDPLNSSVICVIVGKHVLSVDMEMGKVLGSSPIEEGEGSPWFITSILKSCVLPPWLASSKIPAAGTSASNKGDAKSKTLSDILVRVDRDKKN; encoded by the exons ATGCAACtcccgctccgccgcgcgctcTCCGCCGCTGCTTCCGCGTCCGCGCCTGTCCGGCGCGCCCTCtctgccgcggccgccgccgccgcgcccgttcggcGCGCCctttccgccgccgcggccgacgccgacgcctcgCGCCATCCTGGGTGGGTGATGATCCACAGCATCCACCACGCGACGGAGGCCAGAactccgtcgccgcgcgcgtcccttCTTCTCGCCGAGCCACCGTGTTCCTCCTACCTCCTCCTGCCTGACCACCTCGTCGACCGGCGGCCCGGCCCCAAACCCGgcaccggcatcgacgtcgtGGGGTTGCTGAGCGCCGTGATCTACGCCACGAGCggcgacggcctcctcctcttcgcctACGTGGACTCCCACGCCCCGCTCTCCGTCGTCTCCaaggccttcgccgccggcgctaCCCCTACTCGGGAAGGCGAGCTCGACCTCGACGGCCTCAACCCGCAGGATCAGGACCTCACGCGCTTCGTCTGCAACCCCATCACCGGCGAGCTGTTCCGCCTCCCGGACATCGACGGCACCAAGAAGACCTTCTTCTGGCGCCACACCGGCCTCCTcacccgctccgccgccggccatgggcCGCCCGACAGCTACGCCGTCGCCATGCTCCGGGAGCACAGCAACAGCGGGACCTTCCACATGTGGCGGTTCCTCTCGCGAACCGGGAAGTGGGACAAGATTGACGGCTTGCCGTCCCCGCTCCCGCTTGTGCGGCGGCTGGACATCGACACCGAGGCGGTGGCGTTCGCCGGACGGCTGTGGTGGGTCGATCTGACATGGGGCGTCATCTCCGCCGACCCGTTCAGCGACCGGCCGGAGCTCCACTTCGTCGAGCTCCCGAGGGGCAGTGTGTGGCCAATGCCCAGCGAAGATCTACTAGTAGAAGTGCAGAGTATTCATCGGCGCGTGGGGGTCAGTGAGGGGAGGCTGCGCTATGTCGAGGTGTCCGACAAGGATCCTTTCGTGCTCAGCTCCTTCGCGcttgacgacgatggcggcagcTGGACGCTGGAGCACCGTGTGGCGCTTGGTCGAATCTGCGAGGTGAAGGGAGGAGGACCAGAGGACACCCCGCGAATTGCCGTCATTGACCCACTAAACTCGAGCGTCATTTGTGTCATCGTTGGCAAACATGTTCTTTCTGTAGACATGGAGATGGGGAAGGTGCTTGGGTCTTCGCCGATAGAAGAAGGTGAAGGCTCACCCTGGTTTATCACCTCTATCCTTAAATCATGTGTGCTCCCACCGTGGCTTGCATCAAGCAAAATCCCCGCTGCTG GAACATCTGCGAGCAACAAGGGTGATGCCAAAAGCAAGACCTTATCAGACATATTGGTTCGTGTAGACAGGGACAAGAAGAATTGA